A portion of the Mus pahari chromosome 17, PAHARI_EIJ_v1.1, whole genome shotgun sequence genome contains these proteins:
- the Tst gene encoding thiosulfate sulfurtransferase, protein MVHQVLYRALVSTKWLAESIRSGRLGPGLRVLDASWYSPGTRQARKEYQERHVPGASFFDIEECRDTTSPYEMMLPSEAHFGDYVGNLGISNDTHVVVYDGDDLGSFYAPRVWWMFRVFGHRTVSVLNGGFRNWLKEGHPVTSEPSRPEPAVFKATLNPSLFKTYEQVLENLQSKRFQLVDSRAQGRYLGTEPEPDIVGLDSGHIRGSVNMPFMDFLTKDGFEKSPEELRAIFQDKKVDLSQPLIATCRKGVTACHIALAAYLCGKPDVAVYDGSWSEWFRRAPPETRVSQGKSGKA, encoded by the exons ATGGTACATCAGGTGCTCTACCGGGCGCTGGTCTCCACCAAGTGGCTGGCGGAATCCATTCGGTCCGGCCGCCTGGGGCCCGGCCTTCGGGTGCTGGACGCGTCATGGTACTCACCCGGGACCCGCCAGGCACGCAAAGAGTACCAGGAGCGACACGTGCCTGGCGCGTCCTTCTTTGATATAGAGGAATGCCGGGACACGACTTCGCCTTATGAGATGATGCTGCCCAGTGAGGCCCACTTTGGGGACTATGTGGGCAACCTGGGCATAAGCAACGACACACACGTGGTGGTATACGATGGAGATGACCTGGGCAGCTTCTATGCACCCAGAGTCTGGTGGATGTTTCGAGTGTTTGGCCACCGCACAGTGTCAGTGCTCAATGGTGGCTTCCGGAACTGGCTGAAGGAGGGCCACCCGGTGACATCTGAGCCCTCGCGGCCAGAGCCAGCCGTTTTCAAAGCCACACTGAACCCTTCCCTGTTCAAGACCTATGAGCAGGTCCTGGAGAATCTCCAGTCTAAAAGGTTCCAGCTGGTGGATTCTCGAGCCCAAGGAAGGTACCTGGGCACAGAGCCGGAGCCGGATATAGTAG GACTGGACTCGGGCCACATCCGTGGCTCAGTCAACATGCCCTTCATGGACTTCCTGACGAAAGACGGCTTCGAGAAGAGCCCAGAGGAGCTGCGTGCCATATTTCAGGACAAGAAGGTGGACCTCTCCCAGCCCCTCATTGCCACGTGCCGCAAGGGGGTCACTGCCTGCCACATTGCCCTGGCTGCCTACCTTTGCGGCAAACCCGATGTGGCTGTTTACGATGGCTCCTGGTCAGAGTGGTTCCGCAGGGCACCCCCGGAGACCCGCGTGTCCCAGGGGAAGAGTGGGAAGGCTTGA
- the Mpst gene encoding 3-mercaptopyruvate sulfurtransferase: MAAPQLFRALVSAQWVAEALKAPRSSQPLKLLDASWYLPKLGRDARREFEERHIPGAAFFDIDRCSDHTSPYDHMLPNATHFADYAGSLGVSAATHVVIYDGSDQGLYSAPRVWWMFRAFGHHSVSLLDGGFRHWLSQNLPISSGKSHSEPAEFSAQLDPSFIKTYEDILENLDARRFQVVDARAAGRFQGTQPEPRDGIEPGHIPASVNIPFTEFLTSEGLEKSPEEIQRLFQEKKVDLSKPLVATCGSGVTACHVVLGAFLCGKPDVPVYDGSWVEWYMRAQPEHIISEGRGKTQ, encoded by the exons ATGGCCGCCCCGCAGCTTTTCCGAGCTCTCGTGTCTGCGCAGTGGGTGGCGGAGGCTCTGAAGGCTCCTCGCTCCTCACAGCCCCTGAAGTTACTGGATGCGTCCTGGTACCTACCCAAACTGGGCCGCGATGCACGACGCGAGTTTGAGGAGCGCCACATCCCGGGCGCCGCCTTCTTTGACATCGATCGTTGCAGCGACCACACGTCCCCCTACGACCACATGCTGCCTAATGCCACGCACTTTGCTGACTACGCGGGCAGCTTGGGCGTGAGCGCCGCCACGCACGTCGTGATCTACGACGGCAGCGACCAGGGCCTCTATTCCGCTCCGCGGGTCTGGTGGATGTTCCGCGCCTTCGGCCACCACTCTGTGTCTTTGCTGGACGGCGGCTTCCGCCACTGGCTGAGTCAGAACCTGCCAATCAGCTCTGGCAAAAGCCACTCGGAGCCCGCGGAATTCAGCGCACAGCTCGATCCCTCCTTCATCAAGACCTACGAAGACATCCTGGAGAACTTGGATGCTCGGCGCTTCCAGGTGGTGGACGCCCGCGCAGCTGGCCGTTTCCAAGGCACCCAGCCGGAACCCCGAGATG GCATCGAACCTGGCCACATCCCTGCCTCAGTAAACATCCCGTTCACTGAATTCCTAACCAGCGAAGGCCTGGAGAAGAGCCCAGAGGAGATCCAACGCCTGTTTCAGGAGAAGAAGGTGGACCTGTCCAAGCCCTTGGTAGCCACGTGCGGTTCCGGTGTCACAGCCTGCCATGTGGTCCTGGGGGCCTTCCTCTGTGGCAAGCCTGATGTGCCTGTCTATGATGGCTCCTGGGTAGAGTGGTACATGCGTGCCCAACCAGAGCACATCATCTCCGAGGGCCGAGGGAAGACCCAGtga
- the Kctd17 gene encoding BTB/POZ domain-containing protein KCTD17 isoform X1 — MQTTRPAMRMEAGEPAPPVGAGGRPGGGWGKWVRLNVGGTVFLTTRQTLCREQKSFLSRLCQGEELQSDRDETGAYLIDRDPTYFGPILNFLRHGKLVLDKDMAEEGVLEEAEFYNIGPLIRIIKDRMEEKDYTVAQVPPKHVYRVLQCQEEELTQMVSTMSDGWRFEQLVNIGSSYNYGSEDQAEFLCVVSKELHSSPHGLSSESTRKAKSTDEQLEEQRRQEVEEVEVAQVQVEADAQEKALSSQDPANLFSLPPPPPPPPLPAGGPASSSSTSYSSWISSAPCLFPLCPCPGFLSACSRLHPGAALVPVSRALSPGPLALHPQASCLPPPPSPLPAPPASWPGEEGRGRICSLSSNPAEHL, encoded by the exons ATGCAGACAACGCGGCCGGCGATGAGGATGGAGGCCGGGGAGCCAGCGCCACCGGTGGGGGCGGGCGGCCGCCCCGGGGGCGGCTGGGGCAAGTGGGTGCGGCTGAACGTGGGGGGCACGGTGTTCCTGACCACCCGCCAGACGCTGTGCCGGGAGCAGAAGTCCTTCCTCAGCCGCCTGTGTCAGGGCGAAGAGCTTCAATCGGACAGG GATGAGACCGGGGCCTACCTCATTGACCGTGACCCCACCTACTTCGGGCCCATCCTGAATTTCCTCAGGCATGGCAAATTGGTGCTGGACAAGGACATGGCCGAGGAGG GGGTCCTGGAGGAAGCTGAGTTCTACAACATCGGTCCTCTGATTCGAATCATTAAAGACAGGATGGAAGAGAAAGACTACACAGTGGCccag GTGCCACCCAAGCATGTGTACCGAGTGCTGCAGTGCCAGGAGGAGGAACTCACACAGATGGTCTCCACTATGTCCGATGGCTGGCGCTTCGAGCAG CTGGTGAACATCGGCTCCTCCTACAATTATGGGAGTGAAGACCAGGCTGAGTTCCTGTGTGTGGTGTCTAAGGAGCTCCACAGCTCCCCACACGGCCTGAGCTCAGAGTCCACTCGCAAGGCCAAG AGCACGGACGAGCAGCTGGAGGAGCAGCGGCggcaggaggtggaggaggtggaggtggcccAGGTGCAGGTGGAGGCGGATGCCCAGGAGAAAG CCCTGTCATCTCAGGATCCCGCTaaccttttctccctcccaccaccgcctcctcctcctccgcttcCTGCTGGAGGTCCTGCTTCATCTTCATCCACCTCCTATTCCTCCTGGATCTCATCTGCaccctgcctcttccctctctgcccctgcccAGGTTTCCTCTCCGCCTGCTCCCGTCTCCACCCTGGGGCTGCCCTAGTCCCAGTCTCCCGCGCCCTTTCCCCAGGCCCCCTCGCCCTGCATCCCCAAGcatcctgcctgcctcctcctccttcgccccttccagcccctcctgcctcctggcctggGGAGGAGGGGCGTGGCCGCATCTGCTCTTTGTCCTCCAATCCAGCAGAGCACCtctga
- the Kctd17 gene encoding BTB/POZ domain-containing protein KCTD17 isoform X3 has protein sequence MQTTRPAMRMEAGEPAPPVGAGGRPGGGWGKWVRLNVGGTVFLTTRQTLCREQKSFLSRLCQGEELQSDRDETGAYLIDRDPTYFGPILNFLRHGKLVLDKDMAEEGVLEEAEFYNIGPLIRIIKDRMEEKDYTVAQVPPKHVYRVLQCQEEELTQMVSTMSDGWRFEQLVNIGSSYNYGSEDQAEFLCVVSKELHSSPHGLSSESTRKAKVPVRTLPDPSLSLQ, from the exons ATGCAGACAACGCGGCCGGCGATGAGGATGGAGGCCGGGGAGCCAGCGCCACCGGTGGGGGCGGGCGGCCGCCCCGGGGGCGGCTGGGGCAAGTGGGTGCGGCTGAACGTGGGGGGCACGGTGTTCCTGACCACCCGCCAGACGCTGTGCCGGGAGCAGAAGTCCTTCCTCAGCCGCCTGTGTCAGGGCGAAGAGCTTCAATCGGACAGG GATGAGACCGGGGCCTACCTCATTGACCGTGACCCCACCTACTTCGGGCCCATCCTGAATTTCCTCAGGCATGGCAAATTGGTGCTGGACAAGGACATGGCCGAGGAGG GGGTCCTGGAGGAAGCTGAGTTCTACAACATCGGTCCTCTGATTCGAATCATTAAAGACAGGATGGAAGAGAAAGACTACACAGTGGCccag GTGCCACCCAAGCATGTGTACCGAGTGCTGCAGTGCCAGGAGGAGGAACTCACACAGATGGTCTCCACTATGTCCGATGGCTGGCGCTTCGAGCAG CTGGTGAACATCGGCTCCTCCTACAATTATGGGAGTGAAGACCAGGCTGAGTTCCTGTGTGTGGTGTCTAAGGAGCTCCACAGCTCCCCACACGGCCTGAGCTCAGAGTCCACTCGCAAGGCCAAG GTCCCTGTCCGCACCCTCCCAGACCCAAGCCTGAGCTTGCAGTGA
- the Kctd17 gene encoding BTB/POZ domain-containing protein KCTD17 isoform X2 produces the protein MQTTRPAMRMEAGEPAPPVGAGGRPGGGWGKWVRLNVGGTVFLTTRQTLCREQKSFLSRLCQGEELQSDRDETGAYLIDRDPTYFGPILNFLRHGKLVLDKDMAEEGVLEEAEFYNIGPLIRIIKDRMEEKDYTVAQVPPKHVYRVLQCQEEELTQMVSTMSDGWRFEQLVNIGSSYNYGSEDQAEFLCVVSKELHSSPHGLSSESTRKAKPCHLRIPLTFSPSHHRLLLLRFLLEVLLHLHPPPIPPGSHLHPASSLSAPAQVSSPPAPVSTLGLP, from the exons ATGCAGACAACGCGGCCGGCGATGAGGATGGAGGCCGGGGAGCCAGCGCCACCGGTGGGGGCGGGCGGCCGCCCCGGGGGCGGCTGGGGCAAGTGGGTGCGGCTGAACGTGGGGGGCACGGTGTTCCTGACCACCCGCCAGACGCTGTGCCGGGAGCAGAAGTCCTTCCTCAGCCGCCTGTGTCAGGGCGAAGAGCTTCAATCGGACAGG GATGAGACCGGGGCCTACCTCATTGACCGTGACCCCACCTACTTCGGGCCCATCCTGAATTTCCTCAGGCATGGCAAATTGGTGCTGGACAAGGACATGGCCGAGGAGG GGGTCCTGGAGGAAGCTGAGTTCTACAACATCGGTCCTCTGATTCGAATCATTAAAGACAGGATGGAAGAGAAAGACTACACAGTGGCccag GTGCCACCCAAGCATGTGTACCGAGTGCTGCAGTGCCAGGAGGAGGAACTCACACAGATGGTCTCCACTATGTCCGATGGCTGGCGCTTCGAGCAG CTGGTGAACATCGGCTCCTCCTACAATTATGGGAGTGAAGACCAGGCTGAGTTCCTGTGTGTGGTGTCTAAGGAGCTCCACAGCTCCCCACACGGCCTGAGCTCAGAGTCCACTCGCAAGGCCAAG CCCTGTCATCTCAGGATCCCGCTaaccttttctccctcccaccaccgcctcctcctcctccgcttcCTGCTGGAGGTCCTGCTTCATCTTCATCCACCTCCTATTCCTCCTGGATCTCATCTGCaccctgcctcttccctctctgcccctgcccAGGTTTCCTCTCCGCCTGCTCCCGTCTCCACCCTGGGGCTGCCCTAG
- the Kctd17 gene encoding BTB/POZ domain-containing protein KCTD17 isoform X5 yields the protein MQTTRPAMRMEAGEPAPPVGAGGRPGGGWGKWVRLNVGGTVFLTTRQTLCREQKSFLSRLCQGEELQSDRDETGAYLIDRDPTYFGPILNFLRHGKLVLDKDMAEEGVLEEAEFYNIGPLIRIIKDRMEEKDYTVAQVPPKHVYRVLQCQEEELTQMVSTMSDGWRFEQLVNIGSSYNYGSEDQAEFLCVVSKELHSSPHGLSSESTRKAKSTDEQLEEQRRQEVEEVEVAQVQVEADAQEKALSSQDPANLFSLPPPPPPPPLPAGGPCPHPPRPKPELAVRAPRPRARPQSCRPCYYKPEAPGCEPPDHLQGLGVPI from the exons ATGCAGACAACGCGGCCGGCGATGAGGATGGAGGCCGGGGAGCCAGCGCCACCGGTGGGGGCGGGCGGCCGCCCCGGGGGCGGCTGGGGCAAGTGGGTGCGGCTGAACGTGGGGGGCACGGTGTTCCTGACCACCCGCCAGACGCTGTGCCGGGAGCAGAAGTCCTTCCTCAGCCGCCTGTGTCAGGGCGAAGAGCTTCAATCGGACAGG GATGAGACCGGGGCCTACCTCATTGACCGTGACCCCACCTACTTCGGGCCCATCCTGAATTTCCTCAGGCATGGCAAATTGGTGCTGGACAAGGACATGGCCGAGGAGG GGGTCCTGGAGGAAGCTGAGTTCTACAACATCGGTCCTCTGATTCGAATCATTAAAGACAGGATGGAAGAGAAAGACTACACAGTGGCccag GTGCCACCCAAGCATGTGTACCGAGTGCTGCAGTGCCAGGAGGAGGAACTCACACAGATGGTCTCCACTATGTCCGATGGCTGGCGCTTCGAGCAG CTGGTGAACATCGGCTCCTCCTACAATTATGGGAGTGAAGACCAGGCTGAGTTCCTGTGTGTGGTGTCTAAGGAGCTCCACAGCTCCCCACACGGCCTGAGCTCAGAGTCCACTCGCAAGGCCAAG AGCACGGACGAGCAGCTGGAGGAGCAGCGGCggcaggaggtggaggaggtggaggtggcccAGGTGCAGGTGGAGGCGGATGCCCAGGAGAAAG CCCTGTCATCTCAGGATCCCGCTaaccttttctccctcccaccaccgcctcctcctcctccgcttcCTGCTGGAG GTCCCTGTCCGCACCCTCCCAGACCCAAGCCTGAGCTTGCAGTGAGAGCTCCTCGGCCCCGCGCCCGCCCCCAGAGCTGCCGCCCCTG
- the Kctd17 gene encoding BTB/POZ domain-containing protein KCTD17 isoform X4: MQTTRPAMRMEAGEPAPPVGAGGRPGGGWGKWVRLNVGGTVFLTTRQTLCREQKSFLSRLCQGEELQSDRDETGAYLIDRDPTYFGPILNFLRHGKLVLDKDMAEEGVLEEAEFYNIGPLIRIIKDRMEEKDYTVAQVPPKHVYRVLQCQEEELTQMVSTMSDGWRFEQLVNIGSSYNYGSEDQAEFLCVVSKELHSSPHGLSSESTRKAKLLQARGTRM, encoded by the exons ATGCAGACAACGCGGCCGGCGATGAGGATGGAGGCCGGGGAGCCAGCGCCACCGGTGGGGGCGGGCGGCCGCCCCGGGGGCGGCTGGGGCAAGTGGGTGCGGCTGAACGTGGGGGGCACGGTGTTCCTGACCACCCGCCAGACGCTGTGCCGGGAGCAGAAGTCCTTCCTCAGCCGCCTGTGTCAGGGCGAAGAGCTTCAATCGGACAGG GATGAGACCGGGGCCTACCTCATTGACCGTGACCCCACCTACTTCGGGCCCATCCTGAATTTCCTCAGGCATGGCAAATTGGTGCTGGACAAGGACATGGCCGAGGAGG GGGTCCTGGAGGAAGCTGAGTTCTACAACATCGGTCCTCTGATTCGAATCATTAAAGACAGGATGGAAGAGAAAGACTACACAGTGGCccag GTGCCACCCAAGCATGTGTACCGAGTGCTGCAGTGCCAGGAGGAGGAACTCACACAGATGGTCTCCACTATGTCCGATGGCTGGCGCTTCGAGCAG CTGGTGAACATCGGCTCCTCCTACAATTATGGGAGTGAAGACCAGGCTGAGTTCCTGTGTGTGGTGTCTAAGGAGCTCCACAGCTCCCCACACGGCCTGAGCTCAGAGTCCACTCGCAAGGCCAAG